Proteins from one Triticum aestivum cultivar Chinese Spring chromosome 7A, IWGSC CS RefSeq v2.1, whole genome shotgun sequence genomic window:
- the LOC123150009 gene encoding uncharacterized protein — translation MCHRSGSKMRGKAALILLLAILVCHAFSSAHAIRQPDDWHDILRKECKLSVCHEIGGHKSCFCCLATPDSPCWFKEDECKKVCSQVQLPPSSSAGTNQIVP, via the exons ATGTGCCACAGATCCGGCAGCAAGATGAGAGGCAAGGCAGCACTGATCTTGCTCCTCGCCATCCTTGTATGCCATGCGTTCTCCTCTGCACACG CCATCCGTCAGCCAGATGACTGGCACGATATACTGCGCAAGGAGTGTAAGCTGAGTGTGTGCCATGAAATCGGAGGGCACAAGAGTTGCTTCTGCTGCTTGGCGACGCCCGACAGTCCTTGTTGGTTCAAGGAGGACGAGTGCAAGAAGGTCTGCTCGCAGGTGCAGCTGCCACCATCCTCTTCTGCCGGCACCAATCAAATAGTGCCGTGA